The following coding sequences are from one Lolium rigidum isolate FL_2022 chromosome 6, APGP_CSIRO_Lrig_0.1, whole genome shotgun sequence window:
- the LOC124660963 gene encoding probable methyltransferase PMT23 has product MAISSALSFLSDRKRPIAISVALFILLSSLFLLLSPAPSALPFFFPTSRLSSSSSFSPVAASASASAPPQTPMPVSGSAAPQTPIPVPADASPPETPVGISGRSGNGSADLPPADTAASAAANALPQHHSSPPPAAAEVSTSADTKEIPTGVSGGRGAEGGGGGGGGGGGGGEEEPAELPSWELCAVGKRVEPVDYIPCLDNVKAVNALKSMRRMEHRERHCPTDPRPRCLVPLPAGYRLPLPWPRSRDMIWYNNVPHPKLVEYKKDQNWVRKSGDYFVFPGGGTQFKAGVTRYIRFIEQIMPQIKWGTHTRTVLDVGCGVASFGGYLLDRNVITMSFAPKDEHEAQIQFALERGIPALLAVIGTQKLPFPDNAFDVIHCARCRVHWYADGGKPLLELNRVLRPGGYYIWSATPVYRRGKRDEDDWNAMVTLTKSICWRTVVKSKDVNRIGVVIYQKPTTNSCYIERRNNEPPLCSRMDGHSPWYTPLDSCLLLPVLSTSREEKGWPISWPERLKMRYSTTSSNFSIQFSQEKVDSDTKHWNGLVSEVYSNYLAVTWSSICNVMDMNAGFGGFAASLIDRPLWVMNVVPFDQPDTLPIIFNRGLIGVYHDWCESFNTYPRTYDLLHMSYLLQSLTNRCDIIEIAVEIDRILRPGRWFVLQDTIGMIRKMDRVLRSLHYKTAIVKRQFLVARKGFWRPDSTSS; this is encoded by the exons ATGGCCATCTCCTCCGCCCTCTCATTCCTCTCCGATCGCAAGCGCCCCATCGCGATTTCCGTCGCgctcttcatcctcctctcctccctcttcctcctcctcagcccTGCCCCTTCCgccctccccttcttcttccccacCTCTCgcttatcctcctcctcctccttctccccggTCGCCGCTTCCGCTTCCGCTTCCGCGCCGCCACAAACCCCAATGCCCGTCTCCGGTTCAGCGGCGCCCCAAACCCCAATTCCGGTCCCCGCCGACGCGTCTCCACCCGAAACCCCAGTGGGCATATCtggcaggagcggcaacggctCCGCCGATCTACCCCCAGCAGACacagccgcctccgccgccgccaacgctctCCCACAACACCACAGCTCGCCACCCCCGGCCGCTGCAGAAGTGAGTACATCGGCCGACACAAAGGAGATCCCCACCGGCGTCTCGGGCGGCCGAGGTgcagaggggggaggcggcggcggcggcggcggcggcggcggcggggaggaggagCCAGCGGAGTTGCCGTCGTGGGAATTGTGCGCGGTGGGGAAGCGGGTCGAGCCCGTGGACTACATACCGTGCCTGGACAACGTGAAGGCGGTCAATGCGCTCAAGTCGATGCGGCGCATGGAGCACCGGGAGCGGCACTGCCCCACGGATCCGCGGCCGAGGTGCCTGGTGCCGCTCCCCGCCGGGTACCGGCTTCCTCTGCCGTGGCCGCGCAGCCGTGACATG ATCTGGTATAACAATGTACCTCACCCAAAGCTAGTGGAATACAAGAAGGACCAGAACTGGGTAAGGAAGTCTGGTGATTATTTTGTTTTCCCTGGAGGTGGAACTCAATTTAAAGCAGGCGTGACCAGATACATTCGATTCATTGAACAG ATCATGCCACAAATTAAATGGGGGACTCATACAAGAACTGTGCTGGATGTTGGATGTGGCGTTGCCAGCTTTGGTGGATACTTGCTTGACAGGAATGTCATTACTATGTCTTTTGCCCCAAAAGATGAGCATGAGGCTCAGATACAATTTGCACTAGAGCGGGGAATTCCAGCATTGTTGGCTGTGATTGGAACACAAAAGCTTCCCTTCCCTGATAACGCATTTGATGTGATCCATTGTGCAAGGTGCAGGGTCCACTGGTATGCTGATG GTGGAAAACCATTATTGGAGCTCAATAGAGTACTCAGGCCTGGAGGATATTACATCTGGTCTGCGACACCTGTCTATCGACGTGGCAAGAGAGATGAAGATGACTGGAATG CGATGGTTACTCTGACCAAATCGATCTGCTGGAGGACAGTTGTAAAATCTAAGGATGTTAATAGGATTGGTGTTGTTATTTACCAAAAGCCGACCACAAACTCTTGCTACATTGAGAGGAGAAATAATGAACCGCCGCTATGCTCTAGGATGGATGGCCATTCTCCTTG GTATACTCCTCTTGATAGTTGCCTCTTGTTGCCTGTTTTGTCAACTTCACGTGAAGAAAAGGGTTGGCCCATTTCATGGCCTGAGAGGCTTAAGATGAGATATTCAACTACATCCAGCAATTTTTCTATTCAGTTTTCTCAAGAAAAAGTTGATTCTGATACAAAGCACTGGAATGGGCTTGTTTCTGAAGTCTATTCCAATTACCTGGCAGTTACATGGTCTAGTATTTGCAATGTTATGGATATGAATGCTGGCTTTGGAGG ATTTGCAGCATCACTCATCGATCGACCTTTATGGGTAATGAACGTTGTACCCTTTGATCAGCCCGATACTTTGCCTATCATTTTCAACAGAGGTTTGATTGGTGTATATCATGACTGGTGTGAATCTTTTAATACGTATCCACGAACCTATGATCTACTTCACATGAGCTATCTGCTTCAGAGCCTCACAAATCG gTGTGATATCATTGAAATAGCAGTGGAAATTGACAGGATACTTAGACCTGGGAGATGGTTTGTGTTGCAAGACACTATAGGAATGATTAGAAAGATGGACCGAGTTCTTCGCTCTCTGCATTACAAGACTGCTATCGTTAAGAGGCAATTTCTTGTTGCCAGAAAGGGTTTTTGGCGCCCTGACAGTACAAGTTCTTAG
- the LOC124663024 gene encoding gamma-interferon-responsive lysosomal thiol protein-like, whose product MASRPLLPQFLIPFLALLCLAPASAARRVSVSVYYEALCPFCSSYIVNDLAKIFQNGLSSIVDLRLVPFGNGRVSPDGSMTCQHGEDECRLNAIEACVIRLWPDAEHHFPFIYCIEHLALTQKWRAWESCFHETGLASQPVIDCYNSGSGRQLELQNAAETFALQPPNQFVPWVVVNGRPLGDDYTNFEAYICSAYDGELPVACRGKHLAITQHTKASRGDKVCPVSTTVEHILSSTLFVPRGAAFLLATLQFDVLSV is encoded by the exons ATGGCATCCCGGCCTCTTCTTCCTCAATTCCTTATCCCGTTCCTCGCGCTGCTCTGCCTCGCTCCCGCTAGTGCTGCAAGGAGAGTCTCGGTGTCGGTGTACTACGAGGCGCTGTGCCCGTTCTGCTCCAGCTACATCGTGAACGACCTTGCCAAGATCTTCCAGAACggcctctcctccattgttgacctccgCCTTGTGCCGTTTGGCAATGGGCGCgtctcacccgacggatccatgaCCTGTCAG CATGGGGAGGATGAATGCCGACTCAACGCTATAGAAGCTTGCGTGATCAGACTATGGCCTGATGCG GAACATCATTTCCCTTTCATATACTGCATCGAGCATTTAGCCCTGACTCAGAAATGGAGAGCGTGGGAGTCTTGCTTTCACGAAACTGGTCTGGCCTCTCAGCCTGTCATAGACTGCTATAACTCAGGATCCGGCAGACAG CTCGAACTCCAGAACGCTGCAGAGACGTTTGCACTACAGCCCCCGAATCAGTTTGTCCCTTGGGTGGTCGTGAACGGGAGACCCCTTGGTGAT GATTACACGAACTTTGAGGCCTACATTTGCAGCGCTTATGATGGCGAACTTCCAGTGGCGTGCAGGGGGAAGCACCTGGCAATTACTCAACACACAAAAGCAAGCCGAGGAGACAAGGTTTGCCCGGTTAGCACAACTGTCGAACACATTCTAAGCTCAACCCTTTTTGTTCCAAGAGGCGCTGCATTTCTGCTGGCCACTCTGCAGTTTGATGTGCTGTCAGTGTAG